aaaaattactttaaaaaGAATAATCTCTACTTAAACACTTTTAATAAAAGTAGTCTAGAATAAAAACAtaaattgttttcaaatataagacTACGGATAAAAACATAAACGTATGCTGTATTATAATAGATACAGATAATAGTCTAGGTTGATttataaattatgatatttgaatgtatttttaaaaatgttataatgtaCAAATTTGTTCGAATGGCTATAAATTAAAAGCATTTGCATAGATGTCAAATTAagagattttttcaaaaataaaaaaattatatgataCATCTAAATTAGATGATAAGTTGATGGTGGAGTTGATAACCACACAAATGTGGTGGAAATTACAATAAGTAATCGTCTACGAGTAGAAAAATTTGGATCACCCATATAAAAATCTCAACAATTTATTAGTATTTCTAAGAATGAAAAGATGAGTAGATGTAcaaccatcatcatcatcatcatcatcatcatcttcatctcaatCTAAAAGCTCTGAAACAGTAGTGTTGTAGAAGAAAACTGAAAACctttaaaacctttttttttcctctttgaaATGAAATCATAGCTGCCTGAAAATCTAAGCTTGCGGTTGGTGCTTGCTTCTTTGATTATTCTTTGGCCACTTCTTCACTCTTCTTTCTCTCTGAATCTTGCTATGAAAATGACAAAgtaaagaaagaaggaaaataagAACACTTCAATAAAGCTTCCTTTTTCAACTGCCTCTCTCTGTTAGCCCCACCATCGCCATTGCTGTTTTTGTCTCTGAAAGCATTTGTTAGAACCGCCCCCTTCGAATCATTGTTTCAGATAAAGAGTGGAATTCAATTACCCAAGAGTTCAATTGGGAATTTTTTTTGTGGGTAAGTGAAGAAGACCTACGAATTTGTCGGCAATTTCACATGGACCCACTTTTTTCAATAATGGACTAAAAAaatccttcttcttctcattCTCTCTGCTCTTCACTCTCTTTCCCATGTGCCAGCTCTATCGATTCTGCTGGCGATTATACATTCTTTCCTattctctcctctctctctttctctctgtTTCAACTCTTCCATGTGGAGATTCCAGTGAAACATTGCAACGAATGTCTACTGTTTCCTGGCTTTGATTCAATGAATGGGCTGTTGAGGCTATGACCCATTTGTGAAATAATACTTCTCACttgatttttctcttctctctgTTTTCTTTTTGCTGAGGGGGTTTCAATGGATCCTCGTACCCGTTTGGATCATGCTTTGTTTCAGCTCACTCCCACTAGAACCAGGTTGATTTTTCTGGAgttttttgagatttttttcttgtttttgtatctgggttttgttttgattttggtgttgtttgtttgtttgttgaaGGTGTGAATTGGTTATCTCTGCCAATGGAGGTGTCAAAGAGAAACTGGCATCTGGGCTTCTTCAGCCATTTCTCTCCCACCTCAAATGTGCTAAAGATCAGATTTCTAAAGGGGGTTACTCCATTACTCTTCGCCCAGTTTCAGGATCAAACGCTTCCTGGTTCACTAAGGGAACTCTTCAGAGGTCATTTCTTCATTCTCTTCAACTCTGCTTCATTATCTCATTGTGGATTCAGTTGAGAAGATTATTAGAATTTGAAGTCAGAGTCTTAGTGTGCTGGATCCAATGGCTGGTTTGTCATTTGCATAATCTCACTCTGTTGGGGATTTGTTGATACAGATTCGTGAGATTTGTTAGCACGCCAGAGGTTCTTGAGAGATTTGTTACTACAGAGAAGGAGATTGTACAGATCGAGAATTCTATATCCACAGATGCAGACGGTAATGCTTAGGATTTCTCATCTCTGTCTAGTTGTTTTCTTGGTTTGTAAATTGTGTTCCTGCAATGTCCTTTATACTTCAAATATTAACTGAAGCTATTTAGTTTTTCTGCAATTTTGGGATTTAGGATTATAGACTCTTTGAATTCTATGCTTGATGCATCTTATGATCTTTGACGTCCAATTTACAGGAAACACGACGGCTGCTGATTGGAACTCTAAAAGATCTAGCCCCACCGTGAGGGTAAGTCGTTTGTTTTGTCATTTCCCTGGAGATGTAATGTCTTGTGGATGTTCATGCAATGATAATGGACCTTTTATTGTGATTGGGTTGTGGCAAACAGGTGAAGAGTGATTCCGATGAACATAATGACGATGCTGCATCAAAGGAGAATCCCAAGTAATAGCAGCATTCATGTgttaaatttaataaatgtaTATTCTATAATGTCCTGACTTTTCAGTAATGGGTAATCTACAGGATCCGTCTTCAACGTGTTCTGGAGACTCGAAAGGCAGTGCTGCACAAGGAGCAAGCAATGGCTTATGCCCGTGCTTTAGTTGCAGGATATGAGCTGGATCATATTGATGATCTTATATCTTTTGCTGATGCTTTTGGAGCTTCACGTTTGAGGTATTTATTTTGCCATTCATGGGTTTGATTggtcaaaataatttattttttgatcAGAAGACTAGGAAATGTCGGCTTTTTTATCCATCTGTTCAGCATTAAAACAAGTATATTATTGAATGAGTAAACAACAAGTTGACGAGCTTGTATCTTGGCTCATATTTCTTTAACCATGTTAATCTTTTGACAAAGATAGTACTTGTCATcttgaacaaaagttcatttTTGAATGATGAATAGAACATCAAGCCAATCCACTATTAGGATTGATGACAAGTAGGTGGCATTTTTTACCTTTTAGACTTTTGcttattttatgtttaaatcgGTTTCTGCCATTTCTCTTTTGTTGATAATCTTGAACTTATTTACAGTTTCACCTATGATAGTAACTTTGTTGTGTTACTCCTTAAAAAGATGGATTGTTGTCTCTTGAGGCTTTGCTTTTGCTTTTTGGAGAGagtatttatttaaatattagaTAAATCATTAAGTAGTATAATTTTCTTGATTTAGGGAAGCATGTATAAACTTTGTGGACTTATGCAAGCGAAAGAATGAAGATAAGCTCTGGATAGACGAAATAGCAGCTATGCAGGCATTCTCTCAGCCAGCATTTCCTTACTCAGAAACTTCTGGTATCATACTAGCCGGTGAAGACAACGAAACTAACGGGAATGCTCAAGCATCAAGATCTGATTCGACTGCAAGTCAAGGAAGTTTAGATAACAATCAAGGTATGGTGCATATGAGTTTTCTAATTAATGAAACCATGGATATTTAGCTTTCGAGGCCTTGATTCACATATACACCATATTTGTGGACATTGTAAATTCAATACATGTTCCTCCTAGGCTGTTGATTTTTCTGAAAACTAATTATTGGGTTAGAATTGCTTTCTTATAACAAGAAAGAGAAACATGCTTGTGCAAACAGATCTCTGATCGGTTTAATTTTTTATGGTTGAAATATATGCAGATGGAAGTGTTCCGAAATCAGGACAAATTCCACTATTGAATGGGAAAGCTCAAGTGCCAATGACATGGCCCAATCTTCCTCCTCAGTATATGCACAACTTTCAAGGTCCTTTATATCCTCCATATCAAGGATATCTTATGCCTGGAATGCAGATGCCACCACCATATTACCCGGGGAGTATGCAATGGCAATCAAATGCCGAAGACTCAAGTATTGCTTCTGATCGAGAACCCAATGGACGTAGGGCTTCTAAATCTCATAGGAACAAGAAGAAACTTTCACACAAGGAGGTTCACAGATCTTCAGATCAAGAAGGAACTACAGAGTCCAGTGAATCCAGTGCAGACAGTGAATCAGATGAACAATCTGATGACGATAAAAAGCAATATTCAACGGAAAAGATACGTAAGAAAAGGCATGGAAAGAAATCCTCAAGAACAGTTGTTATACGAAATATCAATTACATAACCTCAAAGAGGAATGGTGAAAAGGGCAGCAACTCAGAGGATGGCTCATCGGATGAGGGTGAATTTATTGATGGGGATTCCATCAAACAGCAGGTAGAGGAAGCAGTTGGGACATTGGAGAAAAGACATAAATCAACTGGTCGACACCAAAAGAAACAGAATGGCTATGGAAACTCCGATGGCTTAAATGATTCTGAAGGACAGGAGACCAACCGGGTATTGAACAATTCGGAGGGAGAAAAGATCAGTAGCCCATGGGATACTTTCCAGACTCTTCTCATGAGAGAAAAGGAGCCGGATAACTCTGGTGAGCTGTCCTCAGTTCAGAATCAAGACGGCCATTTTACACTCAAATCTGAGGGAAGGTCACCTATGCTAAACTTGGAATCAGAGAAAGCACCGAGACAGCGCGAAGTTTCAGGTGATTCTTTCCTTGTGACAGATAGGAATTCAGGTAATGAAGGGAGAACacatattgaaaattttgaagctGGTGATATTGCCAACCCAATTAATAGAAGAGAAAGTACATATGAAGAACTATTATTTTCACAAAGAAGTGGAGAATCAGGGAACAATGTGCATTCCATGGTGTCCGATTTTACCAATGTGTCTTCCAGAATGAAAAATCAAAGAGAAGGTGATTGGTTTGTCAGCAATCCAGCTGATAAATCTCAAAATCAGTATCAAAACGTTGGTCCCAGAGTTTACGACACTGACTTCTCTTCAGCAGCTCAAGACCATTTCTACgcagagaaaaacaagaaagatgTTTTGGGGGATGACTCTTTCATGATTCAGACTCGATCATTAGTAGATGACCAATCTGACTTTCAATCTAGACGAGACATAAGCATGGTGTCGGACATTGTTGGGGATGCTGAAAATGAGTATGTCAAACAAGAAACCTCAAAAGATGATAAGCCTGCAAATTTTGGTGTCAGTGAACCAGATGACCTTTACATGATGCTCGATCGAGATATAGCTGCAGATCATACGGTTGCATCTTGGACCCCGGAAATGGACTATGAAAATAATTTTTCGACCTTGGCTAATGGTAAGCACAATGATATTGAAGCCAACGGAGGTGATGATAACGAGTCACCTGGTTTGGAGAAGAACAGTAAAAACAAAGAACCTGGGGGCAAAGTTCCAAGTAAAGATGCAAAACCCAAAGCTTTGGGTGGATCTCTTGTTAAGGGCAAATATGATGTTCAATCAAGAACAAGAAAACCACTTTCTGGAAGCAGAAGTACCGTTCCTAAGAGCAAATATGAGAAGGTATTTTGATATGAACTCAATCTTCAAATACACGTGCACACACATTTACATATGGTTTTCTTGCCTTTTTGCACTTACATTCAGTCAAAATTCTCTTGCAAAACATCCATTTTAGCTTCTACCAAAATGCACTCTGCACACTGAACTACTGCAAAGTCATTCTCTTTAAATCTTTATCTTCTTAAACTTTCTGTCGCTAGAGTTCTGAATTCCATCATATTTTTGGCATAAATATGGTCTCACAAAATTCCCGAGGCAAGTTTTGTCCCccattgttttttattttggatGTGTAAACTTTTTCACTTTCCTTTTCTCATTTGTTGATGTTTTTCTGAGAGAGATcaagttaaagttaaaattttcattttccttgAGAAAGAAAATGAGCAATAACATGTTCATGgatgattttcaaattttaactaCTTCGTTTTGCTTTTCTATGTTTGTCCTAATGTTACAGGAAGAAGAAACCAGAAGGAGAATGGAAGAATTGGCGATTCAACGCCAGAAAAGAATTGCTGAAAGGAGTGCTTCTAGTAAGTTTGGTACTGCGAGTTCTAAGCCTGGTGTATCTAAGATTGAGAAGCCAAAAAGCCAATCCCAGGTTCAAGAAGCCAAGAAGTCACCTAAGCCTGTACTTAGGAGTTCAACCATAGATCGCCTTGCAACTGCTCGTACACCTCAGAAAGTATCTTCAACTCAATCACCATCAGTTCAACCAAATAAGCCAATCTCGAGAGCAAATGGCATTAGGACTCCTACCTCAGCGGAAAAGCTCCCTAAAACTGACAGTAAGAACCTTATCTCGAACAAAGTAAAACCTTCCAATTTAAAAAACGGGCACAAGAAATTGAGTAAGGCACTTTCTTCTGATTCTTATGGCCAGACAACAACGGATGGCAGGGAAGACGTAGCAGCATTACGAGCTGAGTCAGAAATACGGAATGCAACTCAATCAATCGACAACATCGATGATGATATGGAAGATATTAAGGAGGTACACACTACCCATTCAGTCGAGAAAAATGATGAAACTTTTATTACTCAAGGAGATGCATTAGTTGACAGAAGTGGTGATGCTAATTCAAATGACAAGGTTTTGTCTGTCCTCATCGAAGATAAACTTGAACAAAATCAGTTTAAAGTtgatgatgacgatgatatcAATTTATCTAAAGCACCTTTAGTTCTTAgcgaagaaaaaaatatttctaatgGTCACAATGAACTTACTCCTGGAAAGATGGTCGATTTTGTGGTTTTGTCCGACAAAGCCTTAGGCCCTTCAGTCTTGAATACTGGAGAAAATGGGGTAGCTGATCATATTGTAGTCACACCCGAAATTTCTGAGATCGAAATCTCAACTCCTCCTCCCTTGAGTAACGAGATGATCTCGGAGTATACAACCCACTCCAGGAAGAAATGGATGAGTGATGAAAACTCTCCTAAAGCACCTAAAGGATTTAGAAAGCTGCTCTTTTTTGGACGTAAAACCTGAAACACTTCCACAGAATGATCCTTCATCTCTCTATTCTCTCGTTAATTCAATTCCGTGCTAGCCGATGATTGTCTTGAGTTGTTTGTTGAGATTGAGTTGTTCAGTAAACCATGTTGGATGGACTGCTTAAATTGTTTGATTATTCTGCAGATAATACGTGAGTGATGACTGAGACGAAGCAAATAGATGATCCTTGTTCTTAATAAGGCCATGGATGATGATGCTGCCATGTTTGGATTTGTGTTGTAATTTAATATTGTTTCATTTTCTTACCCCTTTTCTATTGGAGTTGTAAAAGGTAAagtttcttcattttttttcctgagAGTTATAAAAGGCATTGTTTCCTTATTCAGTTTGTATAATGTTATACAGTGTAATAATTGTAAGTTCTGTTCATAAATTATGTTTGTAATTCAAACAAAATAATCACTTTTGAACTGCATTCTTTCCCTTCTTGTTTTCTCCCCCCAACTGTTTCTTTTAGTTTCTTTGTTGAAAAAGATCGAAATGAATGAAAAGATGAAATACCCTTTCATTTAGGGATTATGTTAATAATTTAGGGGCAACTTACCTAACTTACATAATCatgttatttacattatttatgTTTTTGTCTATAGGGTTAAAATGCGTACGAAAGATGCACTATTTAATCTTTAAAGTGCTTATGCAATATGAAATTTGACATCTCTCCAATGCTAAAATGATTCTCTCATTTTTTCTGTTAAAGTAACCCAACATACTTGTTACTGAACCATCACGTTTCACTTTCGTTTACATTTTCTATACTTATCTTTAATTATCGAATTCTTAATAAATTATCATATATTTGAGTTATTTTATACTTTTCAAAGACGATAGATATGATCATCTCTCTTTTGTACATGAAACTACCCATAATCATTTTGTGAGTAAAAAGATACTTGGACTCTCTTCCATTGACAAAATTTAGAACAATGGTATGTATGTTACTACCTATTTGGTAAACAACAGCAgactaaatttaagatatttAAACGTAAAAAATAGAGGATAGATGAAGACGTAAAGTCATAAGTCAAgtgtaatattattattattatgaagATGTAAAACACAAAACAAAACATCCTCCAAGGATCTAGATCTAGACATGTCTGGGCCCAAAGAGTTTTAGTAATAATACGATGACATGGCAGACTGTGATTGGATGATTAGTATTATGAAGTGATCTGTGTACAGACTGTATTAGATTGACAACTGGGACTCAGTTACGTGATGGTGCTTTGTTTGAATCCTAACCATTGATTTGGATAGAGAAAGAAGTAATATGAGGCATTGGATTTTTGGTTGTGTTTCTTAGAGGACATAATtggaaatgaagaaagaaagctGGTGAGCTTTTAATTGTTCTGGAAGCATCTCTTTCCTTCTCTATTACACTTTCATTTTCCCCCACCGACAGTCAGGTGACGCATCTAATTCTTCCCTCCAAATTTCCCATTTTAcccttctcttttttctttcttttttagcaaaaaagaaaagaaaattgtttcCCCTAATCTATTgcttttattttacttttttagtTCTAAACATGGTGGGTCATCACAGTATTTGTAGATTTCAACTTACATtttccttatatatatataatcagaCTTCGAGGTTATTATATCTTCAAGTGATAGAATTCGAAAATCGAAAAGAAAAGTCATGACAATATCATTGAATCAAGCTTTCTACGATTTGTAGATTTATAGTTAGTTTTTTCtactcatttattttttaatataacaatgCATAGTAGAGCTTCAACCTTACATGCTAATACCAATTATTACCATTGCAAAGATTATCGATTTTATCTCACAATTTGATGAGTTGTCATAACATATAGTGGATGTAGAAGAATgagttaatattttttttttcatttagataatttttaaagactaaattataaaaaatatacctATCAACTTTTACGATGTTCATGAACTCTAAGagtatttatgaaatttttaaatagtatttttaaacaaaaaattaatgATTTCCTTCTGAAACTTAAgtatttttttgaatttttaaaagttttaagaatatatttttcatgaacaatttttataatttaacctaatttagatttgtaataatatatatgtaatcTAATTAAGCTATACAGCCACCATCATTCATATCATTCACAAAGACAAAATCTCTTGGGTTGGTTGGAACATAACACTTTGAAAGCTCagttttttacttttatttttttggacTATTGAATTAATTATACTCATCACACTTTTGAAATTTGAACACAGTATGGGCATAATGGGGATTTGGGTAATGAAAGATGTTGAGAAgttcttttctctttctaatTTTTTTGCTTCTTCTTCACTGTTTTCATATTCACCAGTGCAGAGCTTCCTCTCTGTTACTCATATAAACCCCAACCAGAAGAGAGAGACAGTACACAGAGAAACATTGCTGAATCTGCTCAACAATTGAGTAGAAAACAGATAACAGGGCAGATCTGGGGAAATTAAGCTTTGGAGCACACAATTTCCTCAATCAATGGCTTCCAAATTGATTCTGATTATAGTTTTTGTTCTTGATGTTATTGCTTTTGGCCTGGCTGTTGCCGCTGAGCAAAGAAGAAGCACTGTAAGCTTCAGTCTCTCTCTGTCTCTCTCACTCGTTCCATTGTCATTTTCTTTTGTGCTTTTTACTGCAAATTTTGTCGATTGGGGTTCTTTGCTTCTGGGTCTGTTTTTTTTCTCTGATTCTGTTTGTGGGTCGTTCTGGGTTTGCTGAAATTTGTATTGGAAAATCGAGAATAGATGGCAGAAGAATCTTGGCTTCTCTGAGTTTTTCTTATCTACTACCTAGCAATGGTTTTTAGGTTTCTgctttaaatttttagtttgtTCATTGTTGATGAATGAGGTATTAGTCTTTTCCATTCATTAGGGTTCGCAATTGTGGCTTTAGTAGTTACAAAGCAGGAAAATGGAAAATGATAATCTATTGGTATTAATATTATGCAAGTATAATCATAATGTCAAGAGAAATGGTGAGAAGATTAttgatattttcattatttGAAGCAAACTAACTAAGAATACCAAGATTATTGATAATTCAATAGTCACTATATTTTGGCTTTTCCAAAATGCAACTCTGAACTGTTAAGTGAAATAGAAGGGAACTTCCATAGATTTCTCTGCTTCGTACTAAGCACACTGATTCGAAAAGGTCCAGGCGTTTGACAATGGTAAAATTGAGATGGCTCTTCTCTTGTGTTTCCACCATC
This region of Cucumis melo cultivar AY chromosome 7, USDA_Cmelo_AY_1.0, whole genome shotgun sequence genomic DNA includes:
- the LOC103493503 gene encoding COP1-interacting protein 7 isoform X1, whose protein sequence is MDPRTRLDHALFQLTPTRTRCELVISANGGVKEKLASGLLQPFLSHLKCAKDQISKGGYSITLRPVSGSNASWFTKGTLQRFVRFVSTPEVLERFVTTEKEIVQIENSISTDADGNTTAADWNSKRSSPTVRVKSDSDEHNDDAASKENPKIRLQRVLETRKAVLHKEQAMAYARALVAGYELDHIDDLISFADAFGASRLREACINFVDLCKRKNEDKLWIDEIAAMQAFSQPAFPYSETSGIILAGEDNETNGNAQASRSDSTASQGSLDNNQDGSVPKSGQIPLLNGKAQVPMTWPNLPPQYMHNFQGPLYPPYQGYLMPGMQMPPPYYPGSMQWQSNAEDSSIASDREPNGRRASKSHRNKKKLSHKEVHRSSDQEGTTESSESSADSESDEQSDDDKKQYSTEKIRKKRHGKKSSRTVVIRNINYITSKRNGEKGSNSEDGSSDEGEFIDGDSIKQQVEEAVGTLEKRHKSTGRHQKKQNGYGNSDGLNDSEGQETNRVLNNSEGEKISSPWDTFQTLLMREKEPDNSGELSSVQNQDGHFTLKSEGRSPMLNLESEKAPRQREVSGDSFLVTDRNSGNEGRTHIENFEAGDIANPINRRESTYEELLFSQRSGESGNNVHSMVSDFTNVSSRMKNQREGDWFVSNPADKSQNQYQNVGPRVYDTDFSSAAQDHFYAEKNKKDVLGDDSFMIQTRSLVDDQSDFQSRRDISMVSDIVGDAENEYVKQETSKDDKPANFGVSEPDDLYMMLDRDIAADHTVASWTPEMDYENNFSTLANGKHNDIEANGGDDNESPGLEKNSKNKEPGGKVPSKDAKPKALGGSLVKGKYDVQSRTRKPLSGSRSTVPKSKYEKEEETRRRMEELAIQRQKRIAERSASSKFGTASSKPGVSKIEKPKSQSQVQEAKKSPKPVLRSSTIDRLATARTPQKVSSTQSPSVQPNKPISRANGIRTPTSAEKLPKTDSKNLISNKVKPSNLKNGHKKLSKALSSDSYGQTTTDGREDVAALRAESEIRNATQSIDNIDDDMEDIKEVHTTHSVEKNDETFITQGDALVDRSGDANSNDKVLSVLIEDKLEQNQFKVDDDDDINLSKAPLVLSEEKNISNGHNELTPGKMVDFVVLSDKALGPSVLNTGENGVADHIVVTPEISEIEISTPPPLSNEMISEYTTHSRKKWMSDENSPKAPKGFRKLLFFGRKT
- the LOC103493503 gene encoding COP1-interacting protein 7 isoform X2, which encodes MDPRTRLDHALFQLTPTRTRCELVISANGGVKEKLASGLLQPFLSHLKCAKDQISKGGYSITLRPVSGSNASWFTKGTLQRFVRFVSTPEVLERFVTTEKEIVQIENSISTDADGNTTAADWNSKRSSPTVRVKSDSDEHNDDAASKENPKIRLQRVLETRKAVLHKEQAMAYARALVAGYELDHIDDLISFADAFGASRLREACINFVDLCKRKNEDKLWIDEIAAMQAFSQPAFPYSETSGIILAGEDNETNGNAQASRSDSTASQGSLDNNQDGSVPKSGQIPLLNGKAQVPMTWPNLPPQYMHNFQGPLYPPYQGYLMPGMQMPPPYYPGSMQWQSNAEDSSIASDREPNGRRASKSHRNKKKLSHKEVHRSSDQEGTTESSESSADSESDEQSDDDKKQYSTEKIRKKRHGKKSSRTVVIRNINYITSKRNGEKGSNSEDGSSDEGEFIDGDSIKQQVEEAVGTLEKRHKSTGRHQKKQNGYGNSDGLNDSEGQETNRVLNNSEGEKISSPWDTFQTLLMREKEPDNSGELSSVQNQDGHFTLKSEGRSPMLNLESEKAPRQREVSGDSFLVTDRNSGNEGRTHIENFEAGDIANPINRRESTYEELLFSQRSGESGNNVHSMVSDFTNVSSRMKNQREGDWFVSNPADKSQNQYQNVGPRVYDTDFSSAAQDHFYAEKNKKDVLGDDSFMIQTRSLVDDQSDFQSRRDISMVSDIVGDAENEYVKQETSKDDKPANFGVSEPDDLYMMLDRDIAADHTVASWTPEMDYENNFSTLANGKHNDIEANGGDDNESPGLEKNSKNKEPGGKVPSKDAKPKALGGSLVKGKYDVQSRTRKPLSGSRSTVPKSKYEKEEETRRRMEELAIQRQKRIAERSASSKFGTASSKPGVSKIEKPKSQSQVQEAKKSPKPVLRSSTIDRLATARTPQKVSSTQSPSVQPNKPISRANGIRTPTSAEKLPKTDSKNLISNKVKPSNLKNGHKKLSKALSSDSYGQTTTDGREDVAALRAESEIRNATQSIDNIDDDMEDIKEIIRE
- the LOC103493503 gene encoding COP1-interacting protein 7 isoform X3; this translates as MDPRTRLDHALFQLTPTRTRCELVISANGGVKEKLASGLLQPFLSHLKCAKDQISKGGYSITLRPVSGSNASWFTKGTLQRFVRFVSTPEVLERFVTTEKEIVQIENSISTDADGNTTAADWNSKRSSPTVRVKSDSDEHNDDAASKENPKIRLQRVLETRKAVLHKEQAMAYARALVAGYELDHIDDLISFADAFGASRLREACINFVDLCKRKNEDKLWIDEIAAMQAFSQPAFPYSETSGIILAGEDNETNGNAQASRSDSTASQGSLDNNQDGSVPKSGQIPLLNGKAQVPMTWPNLPPQYMHNFQGPLYPPYQGYLMPGMQMPPPYYPGSMQWQSNAEDSSIASDREPNGRRASKSHRNKKKLSHKEVHRSSDQEGTTESSESSADSESDEQSDDDKKQYSTEKIRKKRHGKKSSRTVVIRNINYITSKRNGEKGSNSEDGSSDEGEFIDGDSIKQQVEEAVGTLEKRHKSTGRHQKKQNGYGNSDGLNDSEGQETNRVLNNSEGEKISSPWDTFQTLLMREKEPDNSGELSSVQNQDGHFTLKSEGRSPMLNLESEKAPRQREVSGDSFLVTDRNSGNEGRTHIENFEAGDIANPINRRESTYEELLFSQRSGESGNNVHSMVSDFTNVSSRMKNQREGDWFVSNPADKSQNQYQNVGPRVYDTDFSSAAQDHFYAEKNKKDVLGDDSFMIQTRSLVDDQSDFQSRRDISMVSDIVGDAENEYVKQETSKDDKPANFGVSEPDDLYMMLDRDIAADHTVASWTPEMDYENNFSTLANGKHNDIEANGGDDNESPGLEKNSKNKEPGGKVPSKDAKPKALGGSLVKGKYDVQSRTRKPLSGSRSTVPKSKYEKEEETRRRMEELAIQRQKRIAERSASSKFGTASSKPGVSKIEKPKSQSQVQEAKKSPKPVLRSSTIDRLATARTPQKVSSTQSPSVQPNKPISRANGIRTPTSAEKLPKTDNNNGWQGRRSSITS